In Sphingomonas psychrotolerans, the following proteins share a genomic window:
- a CDS encoding TonB-dependent receptor — protein sequence MRLRQTILLSSALTCFAAGAQAQEAPATPPSEAATQSGTDAAGEEIVVTGYASSLRQAIEVKRNANAVVDVISSEDIGKFPDRNVAESLSHIPGVSIDRRFGEGEKVAILGTDPALNRMLLDGHGLASADWGGNDNDPSSRTFNYSLLAPELVDRLEVYKSPEARIEEGSLGGTVIVRTRRPLELKANSIFASGGYAYNDRAEKGNIRASGLYSWKNEAETFGAQIAATYDKQNLVRSGVEFFGYDNANGSGSPFMTTNGAGQRVLKNPNAVITGGTLADLDKAASPFGINYAYFQQQRERVSVAGTVQLRPSSDLTLTLNGTHIEGNYNNYSQSMYTIPGAWTGDVLQSATISNGVVTDASFGAATGQSAQLDTLVRHTKLKTDNLNFFADWEGDDGAKLSFAGGWSKATGGRNPEYLFNVQTRLPFSYSISPTSANVNFVGDLTNPANYFTNPNNNPATIEGSPVLINGTPLVAAQIGGLDYSVTTDSDIYAGFDATVPVGGLFTEILIGSRFNHHVNRVDARGVNTYLQQSLLGSQLGVDTSVTPEGIFSGTGGSGSATQYLNLSQQSVVDILADAINSPLVDKVGASTRVKETVAASYVQLNFEHGGLRGNIGGRLVYTKDVSQYALTLPTPADPNPRPVPTSTATDYLKFLPAFNVAYEVNPKLIFRGAVAKVISRPRYQDLAASITQNDVTYDAGGGNPNLKPYESTNYEVTAEYYPAPGALLSLELYRREISNYIVNTRQEGVTLFNSLTGQLENRYSVSQPVNGGKAKVNGVLVHGQAEIWGGFGIQANYAYQDSSTSTTLNTTEKLNLPYLSKHTVNIIPYFESGPFQARLSYNYRSSYFRTIGRLGSQEMVAPYHQLDASAAFKLTDNVTVSVQAQNLLDETYLQYSGTPDRPSAFYKNGRTFVGSVSFRM from the coding sequence ATGCGTTTGCGACAGACGATTCTGCTGTCATCGGCCCTGACCTGCTTCGCCGCCGGCGCGCAGGCGCAAGAGGCCCCCGCTACGCCGCCGAGCGAAGCCGCAACCCAATCGGGCACCGATGCTGCCGGCGAGGAGATCGTCGTCACCGGCTATGCCAGCAGCCTTCGCCAGGCGATCGAAGTGAAGCGCAATGCAAACGCAGTGGTGGACGTGATCTCGTCGGAGGACATCGGCAAGTTCCCCGATCGCAACGTGGCGGAATCGCTGTCGCATATTCCCGGCGTCTCGATCGATCGCCGCTTCGGCGAGGGTGAGAAGGTAGCGATCCTCGGCACCGATCCGGCGCTCAACCGCATGCTGCTCGACGGCCACGGCCTCGCCTCGGCCGATTGGGGCGGCAACGACAATGATCCCAGCAGCCGCACCTTCAATTATTCGCTGCTCGCCCCCGAGCTGGTCGACCGGCTCGAAGTCTACAAGTCGCCAGAGGCGCGGATCGAGGAAGGCAGCCTCGGCGGCACCGTGATCGTCCGCACGCGCCGACCGCTGGAGCTGAAGGCCAATTCGATCTTCGCGTCGGGCGGCTATGCTTACAATGACCGAGCGGAGAAGGGGAACATCCGCGCCTCCGGTCTTTACAGCTGGAAGAACGAAGCGGAGACGTTCGGCGCCCAGATCGCGGCCACGTACGACAAGCAGAATCTCGTGCGCTCGGGAGTCGAGTTCTTCGGCTATGACAATGCCAACGGTTCCGGCAGCCCGTTCATGACGACGAACGGCGCGGGTCAGCGCGTGCTCAAGAACCCGAACGCCGTGATCACCGGCGGCACCCTCGCCGACCTCGACAAGGCGGCGTCGCCCTTCGGCATCAACTATGCCTATTTCCAACAGCAGCGCGAACGCGTCAGCGTCGCCGGCACCGTCCAGCTACGCCCGTCGAGCGACCTTACGCTGACACTCAACGGCACGCACATCGAAGGCAATTACAACAATTACAGCCAGTCGATGTACACGATCCCCGGCGCCTGGACGGGCGACGTGTTGCAATCGGCGACCATCTCGAACGGCGTGGTGACCGATGCCAGTTTCGGCGCCGCCACCGGCCAGAGCGCGCAGCTCGACACGCTCGTCCGTCACACCAAGCTCAAAACCGACAATCTCAACTTCTTCGCGGACTGGGAAGGCGATGACGGCGCCAAGCTGTCCTTTGCCGGCGGCTGGAGCAAGGCGACTGGCGGGCGGAACCCCGAATATCTGTTCAACGTCCAGACCCGGTTGCCGTTCAGCTATTCGATCAGCCCGACCTCGGCCAACGTCAATTTCGTCGGTGATCTGACCAATCCGGCGAACTATTTCACCAATCCGAACAACAACCCCGCGACGATCGAGGGCAGCCCGGTGCTGATCAACGGGACGCCGCTGGTCGCCGCGCAGATCGGCGGGCTCGATTACAGCGTCACCACCGACAGCGACATCTATGCCGGTTTCGACGCGACCGTGCCGGTCGGCGGCCTCTTTACCGAGATCCTCATCGGCAGCCGTTTCAACCACCATGTCAACCGCGTCGATGCGCGCGGGGTGAACACCTATCTCCAGCAGTCGCTGCTCGGCTCGCAGCTGGGTGTCGACACGTCGGTGACTCCCGAGGGCATCTTCAGCGGCACCGGTGGCAGTGGCAGTGCGACTCAATATCTGAACCTGTCGCAGCAATCGGTGGTCGACATCCTCGCTGATGCGATCAATTCGCCGCTCGTCGACAAGGTCGGCGCCTCCACCCGGGTGAAGGAGACAGTCGCGGCGAGCTATGTCCAGCTCAACTTCGAGCACGGCGGACTGCGCGGCAATATCGGCGGACGACTGGTCTATACCAAGGATGTGTCGCAATATGCGTTGACGCTGCCGACACCGGCGGATCCCAATCCGCGCCCGGTACCGACCAGTACCGCGACCGATTATCTGAAGTTCCTGCCGGCGTTCAACGTCGCCTATGAGGTCAACCCCAAGCTGATCTTCCGCGGCGCGGTGGCCAAGGTGATCTCCCGGCCGCGCTATCAGGATCTGGCGGCCTCGATCACCCAGAACGACGTCACTTATGACGCGGGCGGCGGCAATCCCAATCTGAAGCCGTATGAATCGACCAATTACGAAGTCACTGCGGAATATTATCCGGCGCCCGGCGCGCTGCTTTCGCTCGAGCTCTATCGCCGCGAGATTTCCAACTACATCGTCAACACGCGCCAGGAAGGCGTGACGCTGTTCAACTCGCTGACCGGGCAGCTAGAAAACCGGTACAGCGTGTCGCAGCCGGTCAATGGCGGCAAGGCGAAGGTCAACGGGGTGCTCGTCCATGGCCAGGCGGAGATCTGGGGCGGGTTCGGCATCCAGGCGAATTATGCCTATCAGGACAGCAGCACCTCGACGACGCTGAATACCACCGAGAAGCTCAACCTTCCCTATCTCTCGAAGCACACCGTCAACATCATTCCCTATTTCGAGAGCGGACCGTTCCAGGCGCGTCTGAGCTACAATTACCGGTCCTCTTATTTCCGGACGATCGGGCGGCTGGGCTCGCAGGAAATGGTCGCACCCTATCATCAGCTCGATGCCTCGGCGGCGTTCAAGCTGACCGACAACGTCACCGTCTCGGTTCAGGCGCAGAACCTGCTCGACGAGACCTATCTGCAATATAGTGGCACGCCCGATCGGCCCTCGGCCTTCTACAAGAACGGCCGTACC
- a CDS encoding TonB-dependent receptor domain-containing protein encodes MNERRRWCGVSATVLSLMLAHPALAQQSVPESSAAETEPSSQSAEAQEEPGSVSGGDILVTGTRIRRTDVSTATPITVVDREMLTQRGLGRLDETLSAIPQIAPMLGERGSNDPRLGPARINLRKLGTGRTLNLLNGERMTNDVNIIPSALVERVDVLTGGASAVYGSDAIAGVVNFIVKRRYEGLELNAEASTQQSTNDNAFMLNLLDEAGYPKPDRNVWGGQQYFASLTAGMNFADDRGNFSLFGSFRRTVPMAFSKFDHTACPLQMNPPWVPVQTNDTWTCGFTEYNPYNWFAAGGGEWTNATDGSRNWREYDPDDIVRVPQRDYLQRSTRTYNAGGFFSFDFSSSLKFDANFLYTRYKQQGRNAQAVGFYAPEFEMPCDNPFMSPQQAAIVCGANAGVAGATAPFSMTIFRPDYTNDYRNDVSDWRGAAHLSGNITDDIRFDLSGQKSRRIEKYNGSDIFDYWLMFPRFTNAMQVGSVNGKPTCLSVINGTDPDCVPLDAFSTAPPDEAVWDYITRTGGSRVQIDQIVLNGSVSGTLGTLGLKSPFANSALGFAIVAEHRWNRVSESGSGAYDWWSRYASSDVVNELGGELELPLVQNKPFVEELTVSGAYRISDYRSLDKLVHTWKADFTYRPFAGLGFRGSLNKALRQGVLERLQTAAPYTGSFRDFCAPPRTGSTLTRYSFEQCAASGITRQQYDSLTTYGGCDTNGLCPVLYRPGGNPNLQPERSRSVTAGVVLQPRFLRGFTASLDYFAIKITGAFEWIRTDLVADQCFNQNVSFYCGLITRDAGTGAVTEINARYMNSGFVETKGYDFGLSYNWADPSKLIGVDIGTLNFGFNGTLNTTYNRQFAPNSPVYSCLGYFGFFCAEPSPKYRHYASIGWGMPWKGNVTLLWRYASATKNSKLAPNAPLASRPSPGNTDTYPLIPKMPVLSLFDLALTYPISRSIDVRFNVQNLFDKDPPMAGYADAGTGAWFNTYPQYDSWGRTLRVAVRAKLW; translated from the coding sequence ATGAACGAACGCCGTAGATGGTGTGGAGTCAGCGCGACTGTTTTGAGCTTGATGCTGGCGCATCCTGCCCTGGCCCAGCAAAGCGTACCGGAATCGTCAGCGGCGGAAACCGAGCCTTCCTCTCAAAGCGCCGAGGCGCAAGAGGAGCCGGGCAGCGTATCCGGCGGGGACATCCTCGTAACCGGCACCCGTATTCGCCGCACCGACGTGTCCACCGCCACCCCGATCACGGTCGTCGATAGGGAAATGCTCACGCAGCGCGGGCTGGGTCGGCTGGACGAGACACTGAGCGCGATTCCCCAGATCGCGCCCATGCTCGGCGAACGCGGCAGCAACGATCCCCGGCTCGGGCCGGCGCGGATCAACCTGCGCAAGCTGGGCACCGGGCGCACGCTCAATCTGCTCAATGGCGAGCGGATGACCAACGACGTCAACATCATCCCCTCGGCGCTGGTCGAGCGAGTCGATGTGCTGACCGGCGGTGCCTCGGCCGTCTATGGCTCGGACGCGATCGCCGGCGTGGTCAACTTCATCGTCAAGCGGCGCTACGAGGGGCTCGAACTCAACGCCGAGGCGAGCACCCAGCAGAGCACCAACGACAATGCGTTCATGCTCAACCTGCTCGACGAGGCCGGCTATCCCAAGCCCGACCGCAACGTGTGGGGCGGGCAGCAATATTTCGCCAGCCTGACTGCGGGCATGAATTTCGCCGACGATCGCGGCAATTTCAGCCTGTTCGGCAGCTTTCGCCGCACGGTGCCGATGGCGTTCAGCAAGTTCGATCACACCGCTTGCCCGCTCCAGATGAACCCGCCCTGGGTTCCGGTTCAGACCAACGACACCTGGACCTGCGGCTTCACCGAGTACAATCCCTACAACTGGTTCGCCGCAGGCGGCGGCGAATGGACCAACGCCACGGACGGATCGCGCAACTGGCGCGAATATGATCCCGACGACATCGTCCGCGTGCCCCAGCGCGACTATCTCCAGCGCAGCACCCGCACCTATAATGCCGGCGGCTTCTTCAGCTTCGACTTCAGCTCCTCGCTCAAGTTCGACGCCAATTTCCTCTATACCCGATACAAGCAGCAGGGCCGCAATGCGCAGGCAGTGGGCTTCTATGCTCCCGAATTCGAAATGCCCTGCGACAACCCGTTCATGAGCCCGCAGCAAGCGGCGATCGTGTGCGGCGCCAATGCCGGCGTCGCGGGCGCGACCGCGCCTTTCTCGATGACGATCTTCCGGCCGGATTATACCAATGACTATCGAAACGACGTCAGCGACTGGCGCGGCGCGGCGCATCTGAGCGGCAACATCACCGACGATATCCGCTTCGATCTGAGCGGCCAGAAATCGCGGCGCATCGAGAAATACAACGGCAGCGATATTTTCGATTATTGGCTGATGTTCCCCCGCTTCACCAATGCCATGCAGGTGGGCAGCGTCAACGGCAAGCCGACCTGTCTGTCGGTGATCAACGGTACCGATCCCGACTGCGTGCCGCTCGACGCGTTCAGCACCGCTCCGCCCGACGAAGCGGTATGGGATTATATCACCCGCACCGGCGGCAGCCGCGTCCAGATCGATCAGATCGTGCTGAACGGTTCGGTTTCCGGAACGCTGGGCACATTGGGGTTGAAAAGCCCGTTCGCGAACAGCGCGCTCGGTTTCGCGATCGTCGCCGAGCACCGCTGGAACCGCGTGTCGGAATCGGGCAGCGGCGCCTATGACTGGTGGTCGCGTTATGCCTCGTCGGACGTGGTCAACGAACTTGGCGGCGAACTCGAACTCCCGCTGGTCCAGAACAAGCCGTTCGTCGAGGAACTGACCGTCAGCGGCGCCTATCGCATCTCCGACTATCGCTCGCTCGACAAGCTCGTGCACACTTGGAAGGCGGACTTCACCTATCGCCCGTTCGCCGGGCTGGGTTTCCGTGGCAGCCTCAACAAGGCGCTGCGCCAGGGCGTGCTCGAGCGGCTTCAGACCGCGGCTCCCTATACCGGCAGTTTCCGCGATTTCTGCGCACCGCCCCGCACCGGGTCCACATTGACGCGCTACAGCTTCGAACAATGCGCCGCGAGCGGGATCACCCGGCAGCAGTATGATTCGCTGACCACCTATGGCGGATGCGACACCAACGGGCTGTGCCCGGTGCTGTACCGGCCGGGCGGCAACCCGAACCTGCAGCCCGAACGCTCCCGGAGCGTCACCGCGGGCGTGGTTCTGCAGCCGCGCTTCCTGCGTGGGTTCACCGCGTCGCTGGATTATTTCGCGATCAAGATCACCGGTGCGTTCGAATGGATCCGCACCGATCTGGTCGCGGACCAGTGCTTCAACCAGAACGTCTCTTTCTATTGCGGGCTGATCACGCGCGATGCCGGCACCGGCGCGGTGACCGAAATCAACGCGCGCTACATGAATTCGGGCTTCGTCGAGACCAAGGGCTATGATTTCGGACTGAGCTACAATTGGGCGGACCCGTCGAAGCTGATCGGCGTCGACATCGGCACGCTCAACTTCGGCTTCAACGGGACCCTCAATACCACCTACAACCGGCAATTCGCGCCCAATTCCCCGGTCTATTCGTGCCTAGGCTATTTCGGCTTCTTCTGCGCCGAACCCTCGCCGAAATATCGTCACTATGCCTCGATCGGCTGGGGCATGCCGTGGAAGGGGAACGTGACCCTGCTCTGGCGCTATGCGTCGGCGACCAAAAACTCGAAGCTGGCGCCCAACGCGCCGCTCGCCTCGCGCCCGTCGCCGGGCAACACCGACACCTATCCGCTGATCCCGAAGATGCCGGTGCTGAGCCTGTTCGATCTGGCGCTGACCTATCCGATCAGCCGTTCGATAGACGTGCGGTTCAACGTCCAGAACCTGTTCGACAAGGATCCGCCGATGGCGGGCTATGCCGATGCGGGCACCGGCGCGTGGTTCAATACCTATCCCCAATATGATTCCTGGGGGCGCACGCTCCGCGTCGCCGTGCGTGCCAAACTCTGGTGA
- a CDS encoding ParD-like family protein — translation MGIVNIEEELHEQLRKASRVSCRSINAQAAFWIKIGMLCELNPQLTFQQIMGRELREAGVDPHDVAVATE, via the coding sequence ATGGGTATCGTCAACATAGAGGAGGAGCTGCACGAACAGCTACGCAAGGCCAGCAGGGTGTCCTGTCGCTCGATCAACGCCCAGGCGGCATTCTGGATCAAGATCGGGATGCTCTGCGAGTTGAATCCGCAGCTGACATTCCAGCAAATCATGGGCCGTGAACTCAGGGAGGCTGGCGTCGATCCTCACGATGTCGCAGTCGCCACCGAATGA
- the map gene encoding type I methionyl aminopeptidase — MIKSPAELALMTESGRLLASVFTYLDGQELAGRTTMEVNDLVEALIVDQLGARPASKGQYGYGFVLNCSRNEVVCHGVPSTEDVLQDGDIVNFDITLEKNGYIADSSKTFCIGEVSPAAQRLVRTTYEAMWKGIHTVRPGARLGDIGFAIERHARRAGYSIVRDYCGHGIGREMHEEPQILHFGKPGTGLTLREGMVFTIEPMLNQGRRMVHTEDDGWTVVTVDGKLSAQFEHTVAVTGDGVRVLTLRPDEVPPSRA; from the coding sequence ATGATCAAATCGCCGGCGGAGCTCGCGCTCATGACCGAATCCGGTCGCCTTCTGGCGTCGGTATTCACGTATCTCGACGGTCAGGAGCTGGCCGGCCGGACGACGATGGAGGTCAACGATCTGGTGGAAGCGTTGATCGTCGATCAACTCGGCGCGCGGCCGGCCAGCAAAGGCCAATATGGCTATGGCTTCGTCCTGAACTGTTCAAGGAACGAGGTCGTGTGCCACGGCGTCCCGTCCACCGAGGACGTGTTGCAGGACGGCGATATCGTCAATTTCGACATCACGCTGGAAAAGAACGGATATATTGCCGATTCGAGCAAGACCTTCTGCATCGGCGAGGTCTCGCCCGCGGCCCAGCGGCTCGTCCGGACGACCTATGAGGCGATGTGGAAGGGCATTCACACCGTCCGGCCCGGCGCGCGGCTAGGCGACATCGGCTTCGCTATCGAGAGGCATGCCAGGCGCGCCGGCTATTCGATCGTGCGGGACTATTGCGGGCACGGCATCGGACGCGAGATGCACGAGGAGCCGCAGATACTGCATTTCGGAAAGCCCGGAACCGGTTTGACGCTCCGCGAGGGCATGGTCTTCACGATCGAGCCGATGCTGAATCAGGGCCGCAGGATGGTCCACACCGAAGACGATGGCTGGACGGTCGTCACCGTGGACGGGAAATTGTCCGCACAGTTCGAGCACACCGTCGCGGTGACCGGTGACGGCGTTCGCGTCCTTACGCTGCGGCCCGACGAGGTCCCTCCGTCACGCGCGTGA
- a CDS encoding phosphocholine-specific phospholipase C encodes MTDIRRRTLLKGALGAAAFPASIARALAIPADVRSGTLKDVEHVVILMQENRSFDHYFGTLRGVRGFADRFPIPLAPAVPNGPARTVWEQLDRKGDGGPRLVSPFHLATRREWALMRMEGTPHGWPDAQRAWDQGRMAHWPEAKTERALGYYRREDIPFQFALADAFTICDAYHCSVQTGTNTNRLFLWSGTNDPSGRAGGPAIANSHDSFPEDGGAAEPYRWTSYVERLQAAGVDWRIYQDMADNFTDNPLVGFETFRAAHKRAPGADPALGERALQTRAVDALRADVLAGRLPQVSYIIATAAGSEHPGPSSPAQGAAYTADILAALTADPKVWSRTALLIMFDENDGFFDHVPPPAPPSRDPAAPDGIAGASTVSTAGEYHDVPSAADAAVDLPEFRGRPYGLGPRVPLYVISPWSRGGWVNSQIFDHSSVIRFLEQRFGVKEPNISPWRRVVCGDLTSAFDFAKPNVKFPAGIPDPRGDAVRAASIKGQVVPRAPAALDPPEQEPGTRPSRPLPYHLTVTETRTGSDIALTFHALGTAGAVFHVYDRLALDRLPRRYTVAEGKQLTGVWQGVGDDAAYDLWILGPNGFHRHFAGTRSDAALASQFRWEFDRRKRSVILVGAGDGLIVTPNAHPAQHLEWRGSGARRHAWPLANTDGWYDLSLTFPGAPGFVRRVAGRLEQEGAPSRA; translated from the coding sequence ATGACCGATATCCGCCGTCGCACATTGCTCAAGGGCGCGCTCGGCGCAGCGGCATTTCCGGCTTCGATCGCCCGCGCGCTGGCGATCCCGGCGGACGTGCGGTCGGGCACGCTGAAGGATGTCGAGCATGTCGTGATCCTGATGCAGGAGAATCGCAGCTTCGACCATTATTTCGGGACGCTGCGCGGCGTGCGCGGCTTTGCCGATCGCTTCCCAATCCCGCTGGCGCCTGCCGTGCCGAACGGCCCGGCACGCACCGTGTGGGAACAGCTGGATCGAAAGGGCGACGGCGGACCGCGCCTGGTCTCCCCCTTCCATCTGGCGACGCGGCGCGAATGGGCGCTGATGCGGATGGAAGGCACGCCGCACGGCTGGCCCGACGCCCAGCGCGCCTGGGATCAGGGCCGCATGGCGCATTGGCCCGAGGCCAAGACCGAACGCGCGCTGGGCTATTACCGGCGCGAGGACATCCCCTTCCAGTTCGCGCTCGCCGACGCCTTTACGATTTGCGACGCCTATCATTGCTCGGTCCAGACCGGCACCAACACCAACCGGCTGTTCCTCTGGAGCGGCACCAACGATCCGTCGGGCCGCGCCGGCGGCCCGGCGATCGCCAATTCGCACGACAGCTTCCCCGAAGATGGCGGCGCGGCCGAGCCCTATCGCTGGACCAGCTATGTCGAACGGCTGCAGGCGGCAGGCGTCGACTGGCGCATCTACCAGGACATGGCCGATAATTTCACTGACAATCCCCTAGTCGGCTTCGAGACCTTCCGGGCAGCACACAAGCGCGCACCCGGTGCCGATCCGGCGCTTGGCGAGCGGGCGCTGCAGACCCGCGCAGTCGATGCGCTGCGCGCCGACGTGCTGGCCGGCCGGCTGCCGCAAGTCTCGTACATCATCGCCACCGCTGCGGGATCGGAGCACCCCGGTCCGTCAAGCCCGGCGCAGGGCGCTGCCTATACCGCTGACATACTCGCCGCATTGACTGCCGATCCCAAGGTGTGGAGCCGCACCGCTTTGCTGATCATGTTCGACGAGAATGACGGGTTCTTCGATCATGTCCCGCCGCCGGCACCGCCCTCACGCGATCCGGCCGCTCCCGACGGAATTGCCGGCGCTTCCACCGTCAGCACCGCGGGCGAATATCACGACGTGCCGAGCGCCGCCGACGCCGCAGTCGACCTGCCCGAGTTCCGCGGACGCCCCTATGGCCTCGGGCCCCGTGTCCCGCTCTACGTGATCTCGCCGTGGAGCCGCGGCGGCTGGGTCAATTCGCAGATATTCGATCACAGCTCGGTGATCCGCTTCCTCGAGCAGCGCTTCGGGGTAAAGGAGCCGAACATCTCGCCATGGCGGCGCGTAGTGTGCGGCGACCTGACCTCCGCATTCGACTTCGCAAAGCCGAATGTGAAGTTCCCCGCCGGAATCCCGGACCCGCGGGGCGACGCGGTGCGCGCCGCATCGATCAAGGGTCAGGTCGTCCCCAGGGCGCCCGCGGCGCTCGATCCGCCAGAACAGGAGCCAGGCACGCGGCCTTCAAGGCCCCTCCCCTATCATCTAACCGTCACCGAGACGCGCACTGGAAGCGACATTGCCCTGACCTTCCACGCGCTGGGCACCGCAGGCGCGGTATTTCATGTCTATGATCGCCTCGCGCTCGATCGACTCCCGCGGCGCTATACCGTGGCAGAGGGCAAGCAGCTGACGGGCGTTTGGCAGGGCGTCGGAGACGACGCAGCCTATGATCTGTGGATCCTCGGGCCAAACGGCTTCCATCGCCATTTCGCCGGAACCCGGTCGGACGCGGCACTCGCTTCCCAATTTCGTTGGGAGTTCGATCGGCGGAAGCGAAGCGTCATCCTCGTCGGTGCAGGGGATGGGCTGATCGTGACGCCCAACGCCCACCCTGCACAGCATCTCGAATGGCGCGGCTCTGGCGCGCGCAGGCACGCCTGGCCCCTCGCGAACACGGATGGCTGGTACGATCTTTCGCTGACCTTTCCGGGCGCGCCAGGCTTCGTGCGGAGAGTAGCGGGGCGCCTGGAGCAGGAGGGCGCGCCTTCACGCGCGTGA